Proteins from a single region of Macaca thibetana thibetana isolate TM-01 chromosome 4, ASM2454274v1, whole genome shotgun sequence:
- the LOC126952322 gene encoding V-type proton ATPase subunit G 1-like, giving the protein MASQSQGIQQPLLAEKRAAEKVSEARERKNRRLKQAKEAAQAEIEQYRLQREKEFKAKEAAALGSHGSCRTEVEEETQEKMTILHTCFQQNRDEVLDNLLAFVCDIRPESHENYRING; this is encoded by the coding sequence ATGGCTAGTCAGTCGCAGGGGATTCAGCAGCCGCTGCTGGCCGAGAAGCGGGCAGCCGAGAAGGTGTCCGAGGCCCGCGAAAGAAAGaaccggaggctgaagcaggccaAAGAAGCAGCTCAGGCTGAAATTGAGCAGTACCGCCTGCAGAGGGAGAAAGAATTCAAGGCCAAGGAAGCTGCGGCACTGGGATCCCATGGCAGTTGCCGCACTGAAGTGGAGGAGGAGACCCAGGAGAAGATGACCATCCTCCACACCTGCTTCCAGCAGAACAGGGATGAAGTCTTGGATAACCTCTTGGCTTTTGTCTGTGACATTCGGCCAGAAAGCCATGAAAACTACCGCATAAATGGATAG